The Panulirus ornatus isolate Po-2019 chromosome 47, ASM3632096v1, whole genome shotgun sequence genome includes the window GTATAGGCCCCTGATGATTTTGAAAGCCTTTGTGGATGGTCAGTGTGTCGAAGACTAAGGTGTGGTGTCAGCATGGGGTCCCTGGTAATGCTAGCAGTATCTGTAGTTGGAGTATGGGGGACCCTTGCTGACAAACCACAGCATGAATCATAATGCTGATAGCTTCTGTGAATGGTCAGTGTGGTGGCCCATGCTATTGTATGTTAGAATGGCCCCCTAGTGATGCTGGCAGTCTCTGTCGGTGATCATTGTTGGGATCCAATGCCATGGTTTGTCTACAAGGGACCCCAAGTATTGCAGGCAGCCCCTGTGGCGGTTAGTTTTGAGATGGCCCATGCTGCGGTCTGTCAACATGGTTCTCTGGTGATGCAGGCAGGCTTCATGGCTGGTAGGTGTCGGGGGGCCCATGCTAAGGTCAGTCAACACGAGCCCCTAGTGATGTTGGGAGTCTCTGAAGTACTGTTTGGGCCCTCATTATTTCCTCTAACAGTGTCATGAATTCAAATGGTTGCCTTCATGCATACATGATGTCAGTATTCTGAGTCAGACACTGTATTTTTCACTGCTaatcttatttcctttttttttcaataatcagGAGATAACATGAAATACAAGCTATTTCTCCTCAGTGCATGTCATCTGTGTTattctattataattattactataattattattattatttcattatcattattactactactattatcattatggaGCAAGTATTAAGTAATGAGATGGTTTAAAGTTGTATTAGGGCTTCCCTAATGGCTGGCAGTTTTAGGGACTCTGTAATGGCTAGCAGTGTTAGAGCCTCTCTAATGGCTTGTAAAATCCGAGCCTCCCTAATGGCTGGTACTCTAGGCTTCCCTAACAGGTGTCAGTATTAGAATTCCCAAATGACAGGCAGTATTAGGGCTTCCTTAAAGATTGGTGGCATCTGGGCCTTTATAATGGCTGGCAGTATGGTAATCAAGAGGGCTTCCCTAAGTAACCAGGGGGTATACAGTTGCTCTAAGGCTTCTCTACAGGCAGTCAGTATTAGGGCTTCCCTAATGGCTGCTAGTATGGTAATCAGAGGATGTATAGTTGCTTTAGGGCTCTCCTAATGGCTAATAGTACACTTGCATACATGCTGTCCTAATAGCTAGCAGTATAAAGACTTCCCTGATGGCTTACAGTATTAGGGCTATCCTAATGGCTGGTAGTATCAGGGCTTTCCTTATAGGTAGTAGTATAAGGATTTTCCTTAAGGCCAGTAATATTAGGGCTTCCCTAACTGATGGTGGTATAAACTAGTCACCTGGCATGCTTGAATTACTGACCAGTATCAACACTACTAGGAAATTTAAGATAAATACTTGAAAATTTAGATGGCTTGCTATACTCTGACAAATTACTGTAAATGGTATCATTCTACCCATAAATTGATGGGAAACGTAAACAAAATGATAAGTACAGAATGGATCTGTTTGCTTGATATCATTTATTTGTATACTGACCCAAGCAATCTTAACTGTGTACCCTAAATACATACATTTTATCAAGAAGTTTATTCTTTCCAAACCAATCTGGGAAACTTCTCTAAACCAAATGGGTGCATCTTCTACCTGAGGAGTCTGTCCAGACAAGAGTTTTAGCTTGATCCTCTACCTGAACAGTCTGTAAGACAGGCAAAGAAGCTTGATCCTTTACCTAAAGTCAATTTAGAGAGGATAGTAGTTTAATCCTCAACCTGAACAGTTTATACCGAAGAGTGATATCTGATCCTCTACATGAATAGTCTGTCCAGATAAGTGCTGTAGCTTGATCCTGTACATAGACAGTCTGCAGAGATGAGTGTAGTAGTGTGATCCTCTACCTGGCTAGTCTGTAAAGATGAGTGTAAAAGTTTGATCCCCTACTTGAACAGTCTGTCCAAAGGAGTGTGGTAGTTTGACCCTCTACCTGAGCAATCTGTCCTCTATACATAGTGGTTTGATCCTCTACCTGAGCAGTCTGTAAGGATGAGTGTATTAGTCTGATCCTCTTCCTGATCAGCCAGTACAGATGAGTGTAGAAGCATGATCCTCTACCCTGAACCGTCTGACCAGATGAGTGTAGGCGTTAGACCCTCTACTTGAACAATAAGTTTTctatatacagtatacaatatATCATTATGTTACAAGGCTCTACCTGTAagaggttacaccatgaatgaaaagttacctttggcaaaacttatcattggaagtacagtctcacTGAAGAACTCATTCCAAAGGAATCAAAATTTCCCCAGCTACTGAAAGTAGCcttgccttgggctgcaggagccttcagagagtggccctgggtaacaccaactCTTCCATAGAAACtgatcctggggtaatcataataACTAAGTAAGTATACCATTAAAATTATTAGCATCATGAACGGTGATTATTTATTTGTGGTTATGCACCTGACCATGGGAAGGATGACAAGACAGGGCAAGGCCAATGTTTGAGGAGCAGCTGAGTAAATGTGtcatcagttttgatgcaagagatcaggtGTTGATGACGTgtaatatgaatgcaaaagtgggtaatatgtggcagttgagagtatatcTAGGGGGCATGGGGAATTCattgatgtgaatggaaatggtaaacagcttggtGGAGCTTTATGATGAAAAagggcattattgtattacataCCAATTCATGGGTATGCAAAAGAAAGAATGTAAGAAGTGAATATACTGATGGCCAGGTGGTGGAATGTCCGGAGGGTAATTTGCAGAGGCATTTggagaagaggaaatgatgtaggagagaagggggtggtgaaaataaatgtatatctCACTCAGACCTGTTCCCTCCTGGGACTCCcccaagggagtggccacagcaatagtctccacaGATAGTCAAATCCATTATTGATTCTTAGCCTTtcatgcctcaaccttaacatGCCACTGGGAGGGGCAATTCTAGTGTAGTGTTTGCAAAGGCCCCTTCATAATATTCCTACTATGACACAATGCTCCATCCtacactacttctacctaatgctcctgcccatatgttcctactgcttctaccattttgccaaaaggcagggctaatgaaCAGTGTTCACTaaaggaaatctagagttacaaagaatgaactgtgtgaacTAAGTTttgttaagtgttgtgtgtgacaaggataggttatatgtatgtggacagaatgtcagaaGTAAAAatgtgtgagcttggaaaagaggcttgtgtggtgCAATAACAAGAGAGATTTAGTGTAGagtgacaaaaggtgagagcaaatgaagcgaggTGAGTTGGCGAGGAATGAGAGGCATTTAtgaaagcagtgctggcatgtgcgagaggaTCGTGTCGTGAGCAGGGGGTTGGTGATTGGgtgtgtgagaaagggtagtaagtggtgggatgatgacatTAAACTGCTAGTGACAGAGAATATAGACATGTATGGATGTTACTTACAGGAAGAAggcatgcaaatgagtggaagatgtacaagagaaagcagcagaaggtcaaatGAAATGTGCATCGGCTGAAAAAGTGGACTGATGAGTTAGGGTGAGTaattatcaacaaacttcaggaaaaataagaaaatgttttaaaaggaggtTAGAActgtgagaaagacaagagaacaaatgggaacagtgaTAAAAGGGACAAATGGGGGTCGTAACAGGCAGAGATGTGGTGAAgggtagatgaagagagagaggaatgcgtTTCATGATAAgctggcagatgtaggatgtttgggttggggaggtgtgtcaggtggtttggtgagataaaagatggtgaaagccttgcatgcaATCAAATGTGGCAAAGCACTTACATGGATGGCATTGTATTTAAATTTCCTAAGAaaggaggtggttgtgttgttgattggttattagggattttcagtgtgtatatagatcatggtgagatgcctcaGAATTGCTGGAATGTCTGTGTGATGCCATTGTATAATGGCAGGAGAGACAGGAgcgagtattcaaattacaaaggtacaagttGGGTGCACCTTgcgagttgtgtggaggagtggtgaaggcatgcacagagtatcagatcaggttagaacaatgtggtttcaggagtgtagAAGATAAGtgactcaggtgtttgctttgagtagCAGTCAATGGGATAAAGATAGAAATATGTCTTTCATATATTTTACTATAATTTATGACAATGAAAAGAATAGATTCTGAGCTTTCTTTTGGTTAAAATTTCAttgaaacagaggaaaaataaacaccctggaaagttttttagataaaaaaaTTCCTATTTTCCTGGAAGTGGTATAATAGATGGGACCAAAATGTCAAAAAAGTATGGATGAATTTTTTATGATGGTACCACTATGCAAAATGCATGGCAAATGACAGGCTGGTCAAGATACAAGAGAGTACAGATGAAGGTACAAGGATAAAAGACAAACAACTGATATGAGAGAGACACAGAAGTGAGCTGATTAAGGCTACTGCATTTGCAGATAATGAAAGTGGAATGCTTTCTGAATGTGTGCAATGGTATCATCTTTGGAGTGCAATTGGAAAAATAAAGAGAAGCCTGTATTAATGTGGAAGCCCATGTTTCAATTCAGTACATGGAAAATAAGTTCTGGGTGTCTGAAGGTTTACTGAAAGGCTGCATGCATTCGATCCACCTTATGTAAAAGGATATATACATAATTGTTATTAACAGATATATTAAAAGAACTGAGGACTTCAGCTCATACCCCACTGGCTGGAAAACAGGACTCTGGCACATGGATACCCAACTCCTTGAAATGGATTTGCTACCCTGCTATTATGTATACAAATCAAAAATCATCAAGAACTAATTTTGACACATCTTTAGATATCTATAAAAAATTCCATGCAAAAATCTCCAGTCAACAAAATTCAAATATGATGTTGGTGCATTACAAGTATACATTTCATGCTCTCATGAAACGAAAATTCTTCCTAAAGCAATAACAAAAGTCATTCTGAGAACTTAAATACTAGAAAACATATATTGGTAATATACAATATGTACAACAATACATACAACGGCATTAAAAAACTAATTTGGAACAGTTCCATTAACCCATGCTGAGAAGAATGCCTCCTTCTCTTGAGATTTTTCATTTGTTATAAAGACTTGTGCCAAATTTTCATAATTGTAGGTTCGTTTGAGGAAGGTGTCAGTCAGACGTACTCCAGCGATGGtctgaaaaaaaatcatctatcaAAACTATCTaattctctgatgcctgttctaacTGGAACTACCTTTACTAATATGAATAAACAAAAGCTGAGCTGTACTGCAATTCAAATAGTGACCATAATTCCTATTTTTAACAGATATGAATTACGAAGAACTCCACTGTAACTACTATCCATGCACTAGCCTAAAACCCCACTAGGATTGAATCACTTTAATTGGCCCATCCTTCATAGAGTCAGTACACACTTTCACTTCTACAGCTAATCACCAACTCTTtacatacttatctatatctcggaTGACCATTATCTTTGGAAAAAGAGTTTCCACTgaaccctgtccttacattccacCCTTACAAATACCTACTCCCACATAAATGATGTTAAGAGATTATATCTGAATAACTGAATCTACAATCATAACAGGTCTTCACATAAGTGGGTTCATTAAAAAATAAACACAAACCTGTAACCCAGTCTGCAATGGTACTAAAGACAGAGAAAGGTTTGTAGACTGTCCAGGCTGAAGTGATGGAAGACTGTGACTGCTAACACCACTCCattctgtaccaccaccaccttccaggaAATCAAGGTGTAGTTCTAAGGTACGTTCACTGTAGAGGAACAACATTTTATACTAAATCTTACAGGCAGGGCTGTTCTACCTCAAATTAACAAATGCAAGGCAGGCAATTATCTTAAAAACACAGTTAAAACAATATCCTGTATTCTAAGCCTATTGCCAACATACATTAGTATCCAATCTTATGATAAAGAACCATTCATATAACATGACTGCAAAAATTCATCCAAACTTCACAATTATTATAAATGCTACAACCCTCTGTCACATAATTGATCCTCGACTGTTTCCATTTCAAATACAGCATCGAGAAACCAATgcaaatgaatgataaatgaatatacataaacccTTAGCAAAGGATGACAGTGTGGATGTTGACTGTGCATAGATTGTGACAATTACACAGCTTTTATTCCTGCATTATTTGGGATAGGACAATAAATATCAAAATACTATGTTGTATCACTTCCTGGAGTTCTATGGAATATTAGGCCCAATTTTCATTAAGCGAATATGgaatgaaaggtatgcatggCAATAATAcaaaacatttattctgtaaAACCTAAAGTCCTATATACTTCTGATGGGATTAAGTCAGAATAAGGATTAAAAAAAGGAATGCCTACTAAATTACCCTCTTAATCATCAACATGCCCAATATGCCTACAGCCACTTGGAGCAAAGAgcttttcatttattcttatcCATATAGATTTTATCATCTACAACACAGGAAGTTCCTCTTTATGTCAGTGCTTCATTTATATTCTCAACCAACTTCATTTTTACACTGTCCAACCAGTCTTTTGCCAGGCTGCTAGTAGTACCATTTTGCATGGTATCTATTTTCTTCCATTACTCATACATGGTTAAATCATTTCAACTAATACTTTTGCCAAGCAACGATCTTATCTTTTCTTGGAACATACAGAACTTCCATGAAAGGGAATAAATGCTAATGTATCTTGGGTAGTTGTATTTTGTCATCTACAATAGCCTCCTTTACAGCCTCTTGCTCAAAACAAACTCCTAAATATGTGAAAGCCTACAAAAGCATGAGGGATTTTTCTTCTGCAACGATATCTGTTTTTCCTCCCTCATTTATACAACTACCACCTCCAACTTTCAGGCATTTAACTTGAGACCAAACTCTTAAAGAATGCTGACATTAAAATTGATAAAACAACAAAAGATGTCTGTATTTCTATAAACCAGTTTACCGAATTATCAATATGATCTACATCTCTAATAAATAACACATGAATAAAGAGTAAACAGCAAACAGAAAAACGTAAACGCTTGTTAGACACTTACATGCCATTCATATGATTATATACCTCTAATAATTATCTCCTTTGAACTAGACCCTTGACCATCAACTCCCATGCCTTCACCTTCATCACATTAAAAACTTTTTATGTACTATCTGAGGTGCAAGTCTGGCCAGTAACAATTCACCAAGTCTTTCATATTGTGGGCACAAGCAGTTAGCAGTGTAAAATTACATATGAACTCGATCTTCAAAAACAAATCAGGTGGAGGAATCTGCATATTGTATTTGTGGTATAAGTTTGGTCAATATCCATGACATACTGTGTGAAACAACATATAGTACCATGATAATTCAATGAACTTGCAAACTTGATCTTTGTCCCTAGCCATCCAAATATCATTTAAGTGAATGTAATTTTAAGTAACTGCACAGGTCTGGTCAATATCCACACACCAAGTCATCAGATATTGTATCCAAGGAGGGAACATGTCAAAGACAAGTGTTTTTCTCTAGAAGAGAGCATGAATTAACTGAAAGTTCTCCAAGACTGGATGGATGCAGTAGTCATTACAGCACATAGGAATGAATGGAAGGACTATATGTAGAAACTTCTATTTCTTATTCCCTAAATTTCCTTGTAAAGTGATTTAATGAAATAATCATTGTTACACCCAAGAGTGAAAACTGATTTTTTTCCCATAACTCCCTACTTTCTaaactttttcaataaatttcatcAATCCCTTaatatatttgtttgtttctaGTAAATAAATTTTGGTTGAATATTTGCAACAACATACACTCAGAATAACTGCATGTCTTACCATATATTTGTGATAGATAAGCCAACTTCAAACTGCTCTTCCAAACGCACCACATTAGGGATTCTTTCAACTGTCACTCTTACATCTCCATATTGGGGTGCCTACAACATATAAAAATTCCTCATAACACATTATTCAATATGAAATTATGATtagtgttaaaaaagaaaaaagaattcaaatTCATACCTTTTCATAAAACAATATCCTTTGACACCAAAACAAGCAAAAAACAACAGCCTAACCATTCTTTGTAACTGGCTGGTCTGAAGTCGACCACGATCACCCATGTTTGTTCGCCACACAATGTCAAGCTTTCCAATTGCTGTAGCCTGACGAAGAGCTGCTGGGTTACTTCGAGCTTCTGGTTTTGGTTTTAGGCAATACAGGTACTGTCTAGTGTCATGAGGGTTAACTACATTCATCCTTCCAAACACCAGTGTATTTGAATCCTGTGAAATCTTATTCATGGAGATAACTGAAACAAATAATAAAGTCTTAGTGCATCTGCATGTATGGAGAACCCTTCCGTATGTCCATATGCATGTGTGCTTGTCTATGTACATACTTATGTAAATGCATAGATGTAATTGTCATTGACTTCAGTGCCAGTGTAAAGGTGTTATGTAAAAAACAGTCTGGTCTATTGACACTAAAGTGATGGTATAAATAATAATTTTGAAATTATGCAGATTTGTACAGTATACTGGGTTTCCTCATACCAGAGGCTTGCAATAGGCTGGAACCCCCAgcattcttcatttttcattttctacattgaaGGCCCTACTCACAGAAAAAAGTCCACATAAAGGCtgggccttcattgaaatgtagagaattatgaagcgggaaaagaaaagacaaaggaaagtatttacatattttggaggaagtgaaagaacagtcttttaaaatgtgccaggtcatagttattggaaaaacatgaaaaggtcgagagttccaaagctttgtagggaaagaagcaggtgccAAAACGGCCAACCCTTGAGTTGgtaatggccacacaataatcatgtaataTAGCAGCtaatggtctagctaatggtttgggcacacaagcagccagctcttggaagcaaaaaccaaagtaaaagggcaagagggtcaggtttggaagttagcctggtacACTTTATAAGTTGgattgctttcaactcaactctgtcaagtaagcatgcagagatagaaccaccccaaacctgagagcagcactccatacaagaaagaagtttcaacatctaaacaggacaccagtTTCTTAGATGCAGACTTAGCTTCATATAAAGACTTCCAGCATTTCAGAGTTAAAGGTTACGGGGAATCagtccaaaaaatttttttcatacttgtttgtcattTCCTAAGTGAGGTAGTACCCAGAACAGATGAATAATGTCCTCGTTTGCTCACATCCTCTAtatatgacagagagagagagtggatgtgagcaaatgaggccattcttcacctgttcctagtgctaccttgctaatgtgatcgggagaacaagtatgaaaaataatagggataacaagaatgaaaaataatgtcTAAATAAGGGACTGAATGCCTCTTAACTTTCAACTTTTACATGCAAGTGTCTTCATATAAAGATTCCCTAAGAAATGGAAGTCTTTAATTGAATGCTAGTTTTTGCAGGTTTATGTTGAAAAACCCATCAAAATACTGTCATGTGCATGGCTACTGTGTGTTTCTTGGTCACAACTGGTGCTTATTATATGAAAATATCATGCCCTGAAAGTAATTCTGAAATGCAAATATAATGCAATGTTCTGCACGTACCAATGCTATTTTTCATATCGTTCTCAGCATAAAACTTTAAACAGCAATGTATTCTGCCTcatgatatcatatataataatGTTATCAACACTGTAACACTCCCTCAGTTTATACAATGACTCACCCTTAACAAATTTTTGCATTCTGAACTTTCTGCATAATGGTAAGCATGACGCGTTTCCTCTATGTACCAATTCACATACAACAAAACTAGGCTGCTTCTTAAATGCCATTATTAAGGGAAGAACAACTGAAACAGCATGAATAAATGAGAAAAGGATGAGGCTCTACTACCTCAATTCACATTCAGAGAATGTTGATGGAGCATTAGCACAGACTATAGCACCATCATAACTGTACAGGCATTTGAATTTTGGATGTTTTTATAATAATATGGTGTAAAAAGGTCTTCTAATGTTCAATTAAGTTTTGTATTGAAACATTAGCAAGAAAACCTGTAGTAAAACTTTTAAGTAGTAAACCTAAGTCAACGTAACACAAACAAGGTCTTCATACTAATTTAATAACTTACCACTAATGCACACTTTAATTTCATATACCTCAATAAACTAAGAGTTATAATTAGGGAATTCTTGAGAACTTATGGAACTTAAAAATACCTGAAAAGTATGGTGAAGGTTCTAGTTCCACCTTCTCTAAACACAGTGGCCCTGATGTGATGTTCTGGACCCCTGCCTCCAGGTACACCTCGTCTGACTAGTGAAGAAAGTAcactgtatataaaaaaaatgcacATGTAGCTCGTCTACATAATACTTGAAATGTAAGGAAACAAGTTCATCTTTTTGGTACTTCAAAATCACAGCAATATTTGATACAGTATTAGTCTACAATATTCATCAATTCATCTACCAGACATTTGactacttttttcacatcatggtaTAGGGAAATTTACTAGCCATCATATCTTTAAATATCTAAAATTACAATAGAAACTGTCTTGAACATTAAAATTCTTGTGAAAGTAAGATAGATCATACTCTCATTGCTCTGATACTGGCAGATTTCAAAGTGATAAATGTGGATTTTAAATCTGAGAAGAGTTGCAAGGCAAGAAGAATACACTATGAATGCACATGCTTCAAGGTCCTGTCCTTGTTTCTAAGGGTTAAATCAATTAGGATTAATATAAGATGAAAatttcttaacatatatatacaggtacaccaccgactttttggcactcttggttccaaagcctcgCCGGATTAATCATTTTGCTgtaccaaccgtggtcacgtaataataattcatcaacacacctccaacTCACTAATTATACTTCTCCTATGTGTCTGAAGTATACCATGGACAGCTAAAAATTcaaatcaaacaaatatcaaatgtaaataaaaaaaataaatgaaatacaggtacttgtacaatagtacgttagtttgaatcctgtggggttcttctttgtcttctgtttttAGTGTATTTCCAGATGTGCATTGCTAAAATactgcagtttcatctgcattatacacctgctcaggactgaggtgcttatcagctacgagtttcacaaattcctccacatacttggcagctccttcatggtttccagaccgcttttctctgcacactttattcatggaaatgccatgacgcttcttgaatctttgaagccatccttcactacagtcatgCTCATGCTATAATTtatgttctttatggaacaacttagcctagtccattatcatgctatctgacaagtccactccatcactcagaCGCTGTtgaaccattccatcatcactcgatcatactcagtactcttaccatctttcatagtttttctaatcatcatttgcttcttggaattgctgtcagcatagaacttcaatattttcttcctttgcttctttatatcataaaaagctgatgaaccaatactgtagatgtcaccaGCTTATGTACCAAAACACCATggcccatttttttcaacagttctactttatctttgatcgatatggactggtgtttacatttgacaccacgactgacacactcatatgtcttagaagccatagatagggttagatttaagcaaaataagctaaaaatctcacagaattgcagtatcaccaccaacaagtacagtgtaaagaatgtaaataagcacgccctacacacaatgccatttgcgaccgcccagtaaactagtctggtggctgcagtaatttcaagttccctcaagtAATTTTGtacagactaaaggaggtgccgaacaaTTAGTTGCctgaaattcggtggtgtacctttaTAAACAT containing:
- the LOC139763531 gene encoding trafficking protein particle complex subunit 13 isoform X1; translated protein: MDSKDKDHILSLKVMRLTRPSLFTGLAVGCDARDLPGDHLNADIRADIAIPQGLPNTGVGHMLLLPQSFGNIYLGETFSCCLCVHNDGNETIREVSIKAVLQMSNQRVPLLGEEENEMLHQLEGNGTINEVIQHEVKDIGTHILVCAVSYLSVSGDRLSFRKFFKFQVMKPLDVKTKFYNAEASWPDLRKIYMTVGTAESDEVYLEAGVQNITSGPLCLEKVELEPSPYFSVISMNKISQDSNTLVFGRMNVVNPHDTRQYLYCLKPKPEARSNPAALRQATAIGKLDIVWRTNMGDRGRLQTSQLQRMAPQYGDVRVTVERIPNVVRLEEQFEVGLSITNICERTLELHLDFLEGGGGTEWSGVSSHSLPSLQPGQSTNLSLSLVPLQTGLQTIAGVRLTDTFLKRTYNYENLAQVFITNEKSQEKEAFFSAWVNGTVPN
- the LOC139763531 gene encoding trafficking protein particle complex subunit 13 isoform X2 — translated: MDSKDKDHILSLKVMRLTRPSLFTGLAVGCDARDLPGDHLNADIRADIAIPQGLPNTGVGHMLLLPQSFGNIYLGETFSCCLCVHNDGNETIREVSIKAVLQMSNQRVPLLGEEENEMLHQLEGNGTINEVIQHEVKDIGTHILVCAVSYLSVSGDRLSFRKFFKFQVMKPLDVKTKFYNAELAHNKIQSDEVYLEAGVQNITSGPLCLEKVELEPSPYFSVISMNKISQDSNTLVFGRMNVVNPHDTRQYLYCLKPKPEARSNPAALRQATAIGKLDIVWRTNMGDRGRLQTSQLQRMAPQYGDVRVTVERIPNVVRLEEQFEVGLSITNICERTLELHLDFLEGGGGTEWSGVSSHSLPSLQPGQSTNLSLSLVPLQTGLQTIAGVRLTDTFLKRTYNYENLAQVFITNEKSQEKEAFFSAWVNGTVPN
- the LOC139763531 gene encoding trafficking protein particle complex subunit 13 isoform X3 yields the protein MDSKDKDHILSLKVMRLTRPSLFTGLAVGCDARDLPGDHLNADIRADIAIPQGLPNTGVGHMLLLPQSFGNIYLGETFSCCLCVHNDGNETIREVSIKAVLQMSNQRVPLLGEEENEMLHQLEGNGTINEVIQHEVKDIGTHILVCAVSYLSVSGDRLSFRKFFKFQVMKPLDVKTKFYNAESDEVYLEAGVQNITSGPLCLEKVELEPSPYFSVISMNKISQDSNTLVFGRMNVVNPHDTRQYLYCLKPKPEARSNPAALRQATAIGKLDIVWRTNMGDRGRLQTSQLQRMAPQYGDVRVTVERIPNVVRLEEQFEVGLSITNICERTLELHLDFLEGGGGTEWSGVSSHSLPSLQPGQSTNLSLSLVPLQTGLQTIAGVRLTDTFLKRTYNYENLAQVFITNEKSQEKEAFFSAWVNGTVPN